GTTTGGTCAGACTGACCGATTTCGTCGAGAGTACGCCGCTTGGGTGGCTGCGGCACAAAGCACGGGATCTGCGCTGACGCTCGCCGGGGCACATTACAACGGCGCGCTGTGTTTTTCGTTCTTTGGTCTTCACGACGAGGCAGTGGGGCAAATCGATCGGGCGCTTCGGATTGCTCGCGAATCGCGGAGCCGCCATGCCGAAGAATGTGCCCTGAGCAATGCGGCGCTGTGCTATCTTTCTACGGGCGACCTCAGCAGGGCGCGAGCTTGCGTGGAAGCGATCTCGACAACCACCGAAAACAACGTGAGTTTGAAGTTCGCAAGCGCTCTTGGTTGTATGATCGGATTGTATCTGGATGACGAGGACTTGATCCAGAAGTGGTTTGATGCCTTCGAGGCGGCTTTCTCGCGCGCGCCGGATATCGACACCGGCGCCGCCTTCGCCCAAGTCATGGCTCGTCGCGGGCGTCTTCGCGATGCCGAAACGATCCTTCACCGAGCAATCCCGGCGGGCGAACTCATTCGAGGCAACGTGGTGCCACTGCTGACGGTCGGTCGATACGGCGCGCCGGCCGATCGGAAGCGAGCCAGAGAATATCTTGCTCGAGCGGCGGCCGGAACCGCGGAACTGCCCGAGCGTCCGGCATTGGCGCTCTTCGATGCCATGACGTCGCTGCAGGATGGTCGCGTTGCCCAGGCGGCAGCACTCGGCAATCAGGCGGCCGAGGGTTTTCGACGGTTGCGTTTTCCGTTACTCGAAGCGGCGGCGCTGGAAACGGCCGGTAACTTTGAGGGTGCGCTTGCGATATTTCGCCGTTGCGGCGCGGTCCGCGACGTGAGAAGGCTCGAACGGACAACTCCGGCCGAAAATGGTGCGTCGCCGGGCACCATGCCGGCGACGACCATTCTTTCAGCGCGCGAGCTCGAAATCGCGACGCTCGCTGGGGACGGGAGGGCGAATCGCGAGATCGCGCGGTCGCTTTCGATAACCGAGAAGACTGTTGAGAAGCATTTGGCCTCCATCTACCAAAAGCTCGGCATCGGCTCACGCAGAGATCTCGGATCCCGCCTGTCGCGGCTCACGTCTTCGGGCTAGGATCCGTCGCCACACCGTATACGTGATAACCTGCCAGACCGTTCGTGATCGCGTCGACGAACTTGCCCTGGGGGTACGTGTACTCGTTGACGACACCGTCGTATTCACTCACATAGATGCGCTTCGCGTTCTTTGTCAACGCCACAAACAGCGGATATCCCGTCTTTGCAAACGTCGACGACGGGGTGGTCGCACCCGGTTTGAAAATTTCGACTTGGGGGACTGCGGAATCGGGATTGACCAGGTTTTGCTTTGGGTCGATCCGCAAGCCGAAGCACGACTGGATATTCAAACCGAGGTTCTTCGGCGTCGTCGAGCCGGCTGGAAATTCGTCGACCAAAAATGGCCCGTTTTGGAAGCTCTGTTGAAAGCACCCAAAGACGTTATTTTTGTTGTCGGTCGCGACGCCGACTGCACTTGTATAGTTCGGGTCAGTCAGGAGCGCGGTCGGATCTGTGTTGCCGAACGCGAAAACGGCGATGTTCCCGGGCAACGTGGCACTCGTGAGCGCGTTTGCGACGTAGGCAGTGCCCTTTTGGTCGACGGCGACATCGAACGGAGTGCCGCCCCTATCATTATAAAAATCATTCAGAACTTCGAACGGTGTCGTGGCGCCGCGATGGAAGACCGGCACGTCTGCCGAATCCGTGTTGGCGACGTAGAGGTCGCCAGACTTCGTGACGTAGAGGCCACTCGGATGGTTCAAGCCGGTCAACTGACCGATTGGAGCTTGGTTCTTTCCCTTTTGCGCGTAGATGTAGACCGTGCTGGTGTCGAAATTCGCAACGTAGAGAATCGGTTGGGTCTTGGCTGCGGGCGAAATCCAACTCTTGCGAGCGGAGTGCGACGGAAAATTTGCGCCCGGAGCATTCGCGATCGGTGGAGCCGCACTGCCGCCCGAGGTGGCGCTGCAAGCAGATAGAGCTAGACCCGCAGGCAAAAGCAAGAGCAAGGTTCGCAACAATTTTGGCATGTACTCTCCTCGTTTCACGTCGAAGCAGTCGCGGCTGCGCACGCGCGAACGCGTGAACGCGGTCGCTAATGGCGTAATGCTACGTCGTTCCGCGCCGTGCCGGTATGGGGGTGAACCCTACCTCGGACGGAGATTGTCTACCGATGGATCGGTGGGGCTATGAGGGTAGCCTGACTTGCCGATCAAGCTGCGGCCTGCAAAGGCGACTCGACGAATCGTCGCCGCCGGCGTAAATCGTTACGAGATGCTTTTCACCCGCTTCAGGGCGTCAGCTCGAACACGACCCCGTCATCATCGTTTCCGCCGCCGAATGTTGTGCCGTACAGCTTGCCCCCAACTTCGAGAAGCGAACCTATCGGATCCGAACCGTCGGGGCCAGTGAAGCTGTGGAGCACCTTCAATGAGCCCGTCGTGCTGATTTCAAAGACGATGCCATTGCGGCCGACTCCGCCTTGGCTCGACGTACCGTAAAGCTGCCCGTTGTACGCGATCAGCGCGGTTTGCGGGTTACTGCCATCGAGGCCTGAAGATGCGCCGAAACTATGAAGGACCTGTTCCTTGCCTGCGAGACTAACGCTGAACACCGTTCCTTCATTCTCAGTACCGCCGAAAACCGTTGTGCCGTACAGCTTCCCGCCCAACGCGACAAGTCCGTTCGGCTCTTGGCCGTCTGAGGGCGTGTTGCGGAAGTTGTAAATCACCGTTTTCTTTCCAGCCGCGGTTAGACTGAACACGATGCCGCCTTTGTAGCGGCCTCCGTATGCGGTTCCGTACAGCTTACCATTTAGATTTATAAGCCCATCTAGGGGATTTTCGCCGTCGCCACCGCCCTGAAAGCTGTAAATGACGCGTTCATGGCCCGATGTCGAAATTTGGAAGACCGTTCCGCAAGTGTAATTGCCGCAGGCCCCACCGCTGCCACCGTATTCGGTCGTGCCGAACAGCGTGCCGCCCAGCTCGACGAGACCGGCATATGGTGCTTCGCCATCCGGGGCGCCTTTGAAATCGTAGACCCAATTCTCTCTGCCATTTGCGTCTAAGCTGAACACCGAGCCGCTACTATGAGATCCGCCTCCAGCCGTCGTGCCATAAAACGTCTTTCCACGCCGCAGCAATGGCGCGGCCGAATAGTAGCCGTCATAGTGAAAGCTGTGCAGCACCTTTTCCTTGCCGTCCGCAGTGAGCCTGAAAACAATTCCGTATCCAAATAGGCCGCCGGCAGTTGTTGTGCCGTAAAAATTAGGTGGCAGAGCAATAAGACCGGCTCCGGGTCCAGCACCTGCATACGATCCATCGAAGTCGAGGAGCGTCTTGAAATTGGAGTGGCTATCCGCGCTGAGCGAAGCGACGGCGCTCGAGCTCGCCGGTACGACACCTTGTAGCGCTCGCTGGGAGCAGGCCACCGCGGCGATAGCGAAGATCAAAACCGCCACGCATGGTTTCATTGCGTTCACCCGCCTATCGTGACGCTGCCCGGATCGCAGGACGTTGGGGCGGCGTTGCCCTTCGCTCGAGCCACGACCCCATCGAAATGCGGGCCACCTGCTGACGTGGCGATATAAAGGCTGCCTTTGCCGTCGGCGCCCGGTCCGGCCTCTGGAGCCGCACCATTGCTGCCGCTAAAACTTTGGAGCTCCTCCTTGAACGTGCTGCCCTTCGGCATTAAGGTGAAAAGCGTGCCTGAGCCTGTTTTTCCACCGTTCAGCGTTGTACCGTAGATCACGCCGTGACCGTTGCCGATCACCGGGCCCTCCGGATTGAAACCATCTCGATAGAAGCCGCCGAAGTTCCAAATCACGCTCTCCACGTATTTGCTGCCGCTGGGCGTGAGCTTGAAGACCGTTCCGCCGCCATCGTATCCGCCTTCTATGGTCGTGCCGTAGAGTGCACCGCCCGGTTGGGCGCACAACCCGGCCTCGGGCTGTTTTCCGTCCGGCGCACTACGGAATGAATAGACGATTCTCTCGGTATAACCGCTGCCCGATGGAACCAGCTCAAAAACGGTTCCAGAGCCTTTAGCGCCGCCCAACTCGGTGGTCCCGTAGAGTGCATCGTTCACAATGATCAGACCACCGACAGGGTACCCGCCATCCTTTTTACCTCGGAAGCTGTACAGGAGGCTTTCGGTATATCCCGACCCGGTCGGCTGCATCCGATAGACGGCGCCATGACCGTGGACACCGCCACCGCTGGTCGTCCCGTAAAGATTGCCACTCGCATCCTCGATTACCGGACCCTGCGGCGCCGAACCATCTGGCGTGTCCTTGAAGCTATAGGTGTTCACTAGTGTCCAGGTGCCGCTCGGACTCGGTTTCAGTTCGGCTACACTACCGTCGAAGTTTGCGCCCCCGCTGAAGGACGTGACGAAAACGGGGCTGCCTTGATCGAGTTTCGTAGGCACGGCTATGCCTATCGGCCTCGAACCGTCGGTCCGGCCCTGGAACTCGTAGAGCACCGCTTCGGTCCAACCACTCGCGCCTTTTGTCAGACCGTACACCGTGCCCGAATTGTAATAGCCGCCAAATTCTGTCGTCCCGATGATCCGTGGGTAGGGTGCGACTCGGCTCGGTGCAACCGCGCCCGAGACCGGCGTCTGCCCGTCGTTGCCCGTGCCGAAACTGTAAAGGGCGCGCAAGGCCGAAGCCGGTGCAATGTTTGCATTGTGTGACGTAAAGTCTGACGGCACAACCGGCGGCACCCCATCCGGCGATTGCCGAATGCCACATCCAGCGAGGATTACGACGGCTGCGCATCCGGATGCGCAGCAGACACGACTCAATCTCTTAATGCTGTTTTACTCCCTGCCTTAGAAAAACTAATGCATCTACGGTGTGTTACGACTCGGCTACGCCCAGCTCCCGCAAAGCACAACTCCGCCGTGTGCGCCCGTGGAAGAAGCTATGGAGAGGATCTGGTCATCCATCATCATCTACAGGTACTTCGAATCCCACCTGGGCGATTTTATACCAGTAATACGTAAGCTGCGAAGATTCTAACCGTGCAAAGCGATTTGAAAAGCGCGGCCTCCTTCTCTCGTACCGTAGATATCGCTCGCGATGCTGACGTCTCGGCATCGTACATGCCCATGATGGCGGACGCGTCCTTTCGCAGCGAGTGAGCCTCGCCGTGTGCAATTCGGCGCAAAATCTTTCTGCGCTACCGAATAACTCGCGGCGCGCCAAACGCACGTTCCAGGGACCGCCGACTTACGGATACGTGCCCACAAGCGGCCTGACTTCCGATGATTCGGAGCGCTTCTAAGAAACGACGATGGAGCGTTCGTTCAGCGTGGTTAGGGCCGTGTCGGTTGGGATGCGGGACGATGTACGAGTTCAAACCGTAGCGTCAGTTCCTTGACGCATCGAGTTTACTCGCCCGTAACCTCGTTCGGGTCGTCCTCGGCTATACCGCGCTTGTCGTCGTTGTTCTCGTCGTCAGGCTCGGGGCTTTCCTCGGTATCGTCAGGATCGATTTCAGGTTCGACCGGATAGTCAATGCTCATGGCCCGTCTTTACCCAGCTCAGCGGCTCGTCGAACTAGGGATACGCGAGCTCGGCGTACCAATCGCCGCGGCCCTTCGGCGTGAGGTCGAGCACGTTATAGACCGGCGTGAGAAGATCGATTCCGCGTTGATTGATATCGTCGGCCATGTGCGGATGTGCGGTGTAAAAATGCCGAATCACTCCGTCGGCATCGCGCGTAAACACCGAAACGGTCGAATCTTGGTTGCCTTCGGAGTCTTCGCTCGCCAGGTCGTACTTGAACGAGCTATCCCCGCAGCTGAGCAGACGAAGGTTGCTCCAACCGCGCGAACGCGCGTACGCTCGCAAGGTGGCCGGATCCGCGGCCGCAGCAATTGCAAAGTCCACGTTTTGTGCAACATGCTCTGCAACGCCGTTAAATCCATCAATCCACATGGTGCACATCGGACACGCGGTCGCCTGTTTCTTGCCGTACATGAAATGATAAATGACGACCGGGCGGCCGGACTCGCTGAATAACTCGCTTAGCGGCACGCGGCGAATGGGTTCGTCGCCGGCCTGAAAATCGGCCGGCCCTTCGTAAAAAACGTAGTCTTCGAGCGCCGCGCCTTGTGGTAAGTTGCGGCGCAGCTCCGCAACCCGTTCGCGCTGACGCATCTCCTCGACTTCGGCAAGCCTGAGCTCTTCACGCCGCGCAAGATAGTCCTGGGATTCGTTCGAGAGATTTGTATGTCGCATGCAGCCCGATACCCCGGACAAGCGCTTAGCGCCTTGCGCGCAGAGTCAAATCGCCTTGCGCAAAGCTCAACATGTTGGGTACAACGCGATATTATGGATAGCAACGATCAATCGCGCCGAACGTTTGTCGGCATTCTCGGCGGCGTAACGCTTGCGGCGGCCGCCGCATCACCGGCCGCGGCAGCGGAGAGCGCCAGCGCAATGGAAGCCGCCTCGGAGGATTATCCCAAACCGCCATATCCCGAACAGACGCAGGCGTGGCCCGGCCTCGCCTCCAAGATGACGCCGCGGCCGAATCACGGCGAACAATCGTACCGAGGCACGGGAAGATTGAAAGGGCGCAAAGCCTTGATTACCGGAGCCGACTCTGGAATCGGGCGCGCGACCGCGATCGCCTTCGCCCGCGAAGGCGCGGACGTCGCCCTCAGCTATTTGCCGGCCGAGGAGCCCGACGCGCGCGAAGTCGTCGACCTGATCCGGAATGCGGGCAGAAAAGCGGTGCCGCTACCGGGCGATATTCGTTCCGAGGCGTTCTGCCGCAAACTTGTCGACGATGCCGCGAGCGGCCTCGGAGGTTTGGACACGCTCGTGAATGTCGCGGGGCGACAACACGCCGTCAAGCTTATCTCCGAGTTGACGACGGAGCTCGTGGACTGGACGTTCAAAACCAACTTCTACGCGATGTTTTGGATTACCAAAGCTGCACTCGAACATATGCAGCGCGGCTCGGTGATAATTAACACCGCCTCAGAGCAAGCCTACGATCCTTCACCCTATTTGCTCGATTATGCGCCCACAAAAGCTGCCATCAATAATTTCAGCAAAGCACTCGCCAAGCAGCTCGTCGATCGAGGCATTCGCGTCAACGCCGTCGCGCCCGGCCCGTTCTGGACCCCGCTTCAAGTGAGCGGAGGACGGCTACCCGGCGCGGTTTCGGAGTTTGGCGAAAGCGTACCGTATCACCGCGCGGGCCAGCCGGTCGAGATCGCGCCGGTGTACGTGGCGCTTGCGTCTGCAGAAATGACGTTCTCGACCGGCCAAACCTACGGCGCTACCGGAGGAAACGGTATCGCATAATCTCGCGGCAGCCCGCTACGCCGCGAGGCCGTTGGGCTTGAGCAGCACTTTTCGGTAACCCTGGGTGCGTTTATCGAACTTCTCGTAGGCATCGGGAGCGGCTTCAAGTGGAAGCCGATGGCTCACGAAGAAGCTCGGCTTCGCAATACCCGCCAGGATGAGATCCCGAAGGTAAACGTTGTAACGCTTGACCGGAGCTTGCCCCATTTCGACGGACAGACCTTTCTCCCAAGCAGCTCCAAGCGATAGCGTGAACCGTCCTTTTTTCGCCTCGTCATCGACGCCGCCGGGGTCTTCCGGAAAGTAGACCCCGATCAGTCCGATGTGACCCGTGGCATTGGTAATGCGAATCAGATCCTCGATCGCCTGCGTCGGTTCTTGCTCTTCGCCGGGCGCGTCGTGCGTCCACGCTTCGTAGCCCACCGCGTCAATGCCGCACATGACGCCGGGCATTTTCTTGCCTGAGCCTTCGCGCAGTTCTTGGACGTTGCGGCGATGCGGTTCGCGAAGATCGAGGATCTGCTGCACTGGGTCGCCCTTGCGAAAGTCGATCGGAGTTGCTCCCATTTCGCTGACCGCTTTCAAACGATCGTCGACGCAATCGACGATATAAATCTCAGAAGCGCCGCGGATTCGCGCACTGAGACCCGCTAACAAACCGACGGGACCGGCGCCCCAAATCGCTACTGTGTCGCCGGCGCGCACGTGAGCCTGCTCGGTCGAGTGGTAGCCCGTCGGGAAGACGTCGGATAGAAGAAGAAAATCGTCTTCGAATTCGTCACCCGGTTTGCCCGGCAACTTCAAGGCGTTGAAGTCGGCAAACGGTACGCGGAGCAACTCCGCTTGGCCTCCTCGATACGGCCCCATCCCCGAATAGCCATAGCCGCCGCCGTGGCCTTGCGGATTCGTCGTTAAACAAGCATTGGTATAACCTCGCGCGCAGTTAAAACAAAATCCGCATGCGATATTAAAAGGCAGCACAACGCGATCGCCCGGCCGGATGCTAACGACGCCGGGGCCAACCTCTTCGACGACGCCCATATTCTCGTGCCCCACGACCTGGCCGGGTTGCATCGGTGCACGTCCCTCGTACATATGCAGATCGCTGCCGCAAATTCCCGACGTCGTGAGACGAACCAAGGCATCTCCCGGTGCCTCGATACGAGGATCGTCAACTTCATCGACGCTTACTTGAAATGGGGCCTTCCATACCACTGCGCGCATAATTTTTTCTCCTATCCGGTTGCGAGGCTGAGTTGGTAGACCCGCTATGTACCCAGAATCTCGGTAGACCGCGATAGAGAACTATTGCAGCGCCGAGCGTCCTCTTAGTTTGGCAGCGCGCTCGTAATTACGGGGAAGCCGCTAAGGTAGGCGCTGTAAGTTGCCAGCGGCTTGGCCCACCTGTTACTCTCCATTTATGTTTTCGCTAATCTGTGCACTTGCGGTGACTGGCACGCCACCGGCTTCTTCAGCCGCTCAGCTCTTCGCGCAGGGTGATTTCATCCGAGCGAAAGTCGCGTATGCAGACGCCGCTTCGCGGAATCCCGCGGATCCCGAGGCCATCCTCGGCTTAGCGCGCATCGAGCTCTACGAAAATGACCTCGACGCGGCCGCCAAGGATGCGAAGATGGTACTGAGTCTCAAGGCCGACGACGAAACGGCCAAGGCGGTCCTTCGAACGGTGGAGCAACGCAGGAACATTCTCACATCTGCTGATGGGCTCGGCGTTCCCGATTCCGGCATCGTCGTGCCGTTTGTCGAATCGGAACCGTTGCCCGCAATACAACTCGAGATAG
This Candidatus Eremiobacterota bacterium DNA region includes the following protein-coding sequences:
- a CDS encoding glutathione-independent formaldehyde dehydrogenase, whose amino-acid sequence is MRAVVWKAPFQVSVDEVDDPRIEAPGDALVRLTTSGICGSDLHMYEGRAPMQPGQVVGHENMGVVEEVGPGVVSIRPGDRVVLPFNIACGFCFNCARGYTNACLTTNPQGHGGGYGYSGMGPYRGGQAELLRVPFADFNALKLPGKPGDEFEDDFLLLSDVFPTGYHSTEQAHVRAGDTVAIWGAGPVGLLAGLSARIRGASEIYIVDCVDDRLKAVSEMGATPIDFRKGDPVQQILDLREPHRRNVQELREGSGKKMPGVMCGIDAVGYEAWTHDAPGEEQEPTQAIEDLIRITNATGHIGLIGVYFPEDPGGVDDEAKKGRFTLSLGAAWEKGLSVEMGQAPVKRYNVYLRDLILAGIAKPSFFVSHRLPLEAAPDAYEKFDKRTQGYRKVLLKPNGLAA
- a CDS encoding SDR family oxidoreductase; protein product: MDSNDQSRRTFVGILGGVTLAAAAASPAAAAESASAMEAASEDYPKPPYPEQTQAWPGLASKMTPRPNHGEQSYRGTGRLKGRKALITGADSGIGRATAIAFAREGADVALSYLPAEEPDAREVVDLIRNAGRKAVPLPGDIRSEAFCRKLVDDAASGLGGLDTLVNVAGRQHAVKLISELTTELVDWTFKTNFYAMFWITKAALEHMQRGSVIINTASEQAYDPSPYLLDYAPTKAAINNFSKALAKQLVDRGIRVNAVAPGPFWTPLQVSGGRLPGAVSEFGESVPYHRAGQPVEIAPVYVALASAEMTFSTGQTYGATGGNGIA
- a CDS encoding DUF899 family protein, which gives rise to MRHTNLSNESQDYLARREELRLAEVEEMRQRERVAELRRNLPQGAALEDYVFYEGPADFQAGDEPIRRVPLSELFSESGRPVVIYHFMYGKKQATACPMCTMWIDGFNGVAEHVAQNVDFAIAAAADPATLRAYARSRGWSNLRLLSCGDSSFKYDLASEDSEGNQDSTVSVFTRDADGVIRHFYTAHPHMADDINQRGIDLLTPVYNVLDLTPKGRGDWYAELAYP